The Leclercia sp. S52 genome has a segment encoding these proteins:
- the malQ gene encoding 4-alpha-glucanotransferase: protein MESKRLDNAALAAGISPSYINAHGKPQSIGAETKRRLLDAMHKAKPVAKAAVTAVPNVMVYTAGKKMPLMVEGSGDFSWLLTTEEGHQHKGHATGGKNLNLPAKLPEGYHTLTLTQDAHRWHCRVIVAPKRCYEPQALKEGKKLWGACVQLYTLRSEANWGIGDFGDLQKMLTDVGKRGGAFIGLNPIHALYPANPESASPYSPSSRRWLNVIYIDVNAVEDFRNSEEAQAWWKMETTRQALQRARDAEWVDYATVTALKMAALRMAWKGFAQRDDEQMAAFREFVAREGESLYWQAAFDALHAYQVKEDEMRWGWPVWPEQYQSVDSPAVKAFCEEHTDEVDFYLWLQWLAYSQFAACWQESQGYDMPIGLYRDLAVGVAEGGAETWCDRELYCLKASVGAPPDILGPLGQNWGLPPMDPHVIAARAYEPFIELLRANMQNCGALRIDHVMSVLRLWWIPYGETADHGAYVHYPVDDLLSILALESKRHNCMVIGEDLGTVPVEIVSKLRDSGVYSYKVLYFENDLEKNFRAPEAYPEQSMAVATTHDLPTLRGWWDSGDLTLGKTLGLYPDEVMLRGLYQDRELSKQGLLDALHEHGCLPKRTGHKASLMSMTPTLNRGLQRYIADSNSALLGLQPEDWIDMAEPVNIPGTSYQYKNWRRKLSTSLEAMFADDGVNKLIKDLDKRRRAVGKKLKS, encoded by the coding sequence ATGGAAAGTAAACGTCTCGATAATGCCGCCCTGGCGGCGGGGATCAGCCCCAGCTATATCAATGCTCATGGTAAACCGCAGTCTATTGGTGCTGAGACCAAGAGGCGTTTGCTGGATGCCATGCACAAAGCCAAACCCGTCGCGAAAGCGGCGGTTACCGCCGTCCCGAACGTGATGGTCTATACCGCGGGCAAAAAGATGCCGCTGATGGTTGAAGGCAGCGGCGACTTTAGCTGGCTGCTGACCACCGAAGAGGGGCATCAGCATAAAGGCCACGCCACGGGCGGCAAAAATCTCAACCTGCCGGCAAAACTGCCGGAGGGTTACCACACCCTGACGCTGACCCAGGATGCCCATCGCTGGCACTGCCGGGTGATCGTCGCGCCAAAACGCTGCTATGAGCCGCAGGCGCTGAAAGAGGGCAAGAAGCTGTGGGGCGCCTGCGTGCAGTTGTATACGCTGCGCTCCGAGGCGAACTGGGGCATCGGCGACTTCGGCGATCTGCAAAAGATGCTGACCGACGTCGGCAAGCGCGGTGGGGCCTTTATCGGCCTCAACCCGATCCATGCCCTCTATCCGGCGAACCCGGAGAGCGCCAGCCCGTACAGCCCGTCATCCCGCCGCTGGCTGAACGTGATTTACATCGACGTTAACGCAGTGGAAGATTTCCGCAACAGCGAGGAGGCGCAGGCCTGGTGGAAGATGGAGACCACCCGGCAGGCGCTGCAACGCGCCCGCGACGCCGAGTGGGTCGATTATGCCACCGTCACCGCGCTGAAGATGGCCGCGCTGCGTATGGCATGGAAAGGCTTTGCTCAGCGTGATGATGAACAGATGGCGGCCTTCCGCGAGTTTGTCGCCCGTGAAGGGGAGAGCCTGTACTGGCAGGCGGCGTTCGATGCGCTGCATGCGTATCAGGTGAAAGAGGATGAAATGCGCTGGGGCTGGCCGGTATGGCCTGAGCAGTACCAGTCCGTTGATTCCCCGGCGGTGAAAGCGTTTTGTGAAGAGCATACCGACGAGGTCGATTTCTACCTCTGGCTGCAGTGGCTGGCGTACAGCCAGTTTGCCGCCTGCTGGCAGGAGAGCCAGGGCTACGACATGCCGATTGGCCTTTACCGTGACCTGGCGGTCGGCGTGGCCGAGGGCGGGGCGGAGACCTGGTGCGATCGCGAACTCTATTGCCTGAAAGCGTCCGTCGGTGCGCCACCGGATATTCTGGGCCCGCTGGGTCAGAACTGGGGCCTGCCGCCGATGGATCCGCACGTCATTGCGGCCCGCGCCTATGAGCCCTTTATCGAACTGCTGCGCGCCAACATGCAGAACTGCGGCGCGCTGCGTATCGACCACGTGATGTCGGTCCTGCGTCTGTGGTGGATCCCGTACGGTGAAACCGCCGACCACGGGGCCTACGTGCACTATCCGGTCGACGATCTGCTCTCTATCCTTGCGCTGGAGAGTAAGCGCCATAACTGCATGGTGATCGGGGAAGATCTCGGCACCGTCCCGGTGGAAATCGTCAGCAAGCTGCGTGACAGCGGCGTTTACTCCTACAAAGTGCTCTATTTTGAAAACGACCTTGAGAAGAACTTCCGCGCGCCGGAGGCGTATCCAGAACAATCAATGGCAGTCGCGACGACGCATGACCTTCCTACGCTTCGTGGCTGGTGGGACAGCGGCGATCTTACCCTGGGCAAAACGCTGGGCCTCTACCCTGACGAAGTGATGCTGCGCGGCCTGTATCAGGATCGTGAGCTGTCGAAGCAGGGGCTGCTCGATGCACTGCACGAACACGGCTGCCTGCCGAAGCGCACCGGGCACAAGGCGTCATTGATGTCGATGACTCCGACGCTCAATCGCGGGTTGCAGCGCTACATTGCCGACAGCAACAGCGCTCTGCTGGGTCTGCAGCCGGAAGACTGGATTGATATGGCGGAGCCGGTAAACATTCCGGGCACCAGCTATCAGTACAAGAACTGGCGTCGCAAGCTGTCTACCTCTCTTGAAGCGATGTTTGCTGATGACGGGGTGAATAAGCTGATTAAGGACCTGGATAAGCGCAGAAGGGCTGTGGGTAAGAAACTTAAAAGCTGA